The Streptomyces sp. NBC_00659 genomic interval TCGTAGTCGGCGGAGGTTGCCTTGGCGTAGCCGTCGGTGCTCGCCTCCTGCGCGACGTTCACCGGTAGGTACTCGCCGCCCAAGGACTTGACCTGGTCGGCCACTTCCGGCCGTGGATCGGTCGCCCGGACGATCGCGCCGAGACTGGAGGCGGCGCCGATGGCGGCCAGACCGGCCACACCGGCGCCGGCCACCAGCACCTTCGCCGGCGGGACCTTGCCCGCGGCCGTCACCTGGCCGGTGAAGAAGCGCCCGAACACGTGCGCCGCCTCGATCACGGCCCGGTAGCCGGCGATGTTGGCCATGGAACTGAGTACGTCCATGGACTGCGCCCGCGAGATCCGCGGTACCGCGTCCAGGGCCAGCACGGTGATGGGACGGCTCGCGAGCTCCGCGAGCAGGTCCGCCCGCTGGGCCGGACTGATCAGGCCTATCAGGGTCGAGCCGTCGGGTACGCGCGCGATCTCGCCCGTCGAAGGGGAGTTGACCTTGAGTACGACGTCCGTCTGCCAGGCGTCGCCGATCTGTGCGCCCGCGTCACCATAGGCGTCGTCCGTGAAGCCCGACGCCGTGCCGGCGTCCGACTCGACGACGACCTCGTAGCCCAGTCCCACCAACTGGCGCACTGTGGCGGGCGTCGCCGCGACACGGGTCTCCCCGGAAGTGGACTCGGCCACAACTCCGATGCGCTGGGGCGGGTGGTGGGCCGATTCTTCTGCGGGCATGGTGATGTCTCCCTCAGGGGGCGCAGATGTGCTGGCACGAATGTGTGATCAGGGGGAGTCCACGCCCCTTGGACGCAGGAACTTACATGGTGGAGCAGGCTGTTCGGCACAGCGCGCAGCCGTGACTTGTTTCACGCGAGGTCTGTTGCCGACAACACGCGGAGGGCGTCGTGGTACGGCGTTCCCGACATGTTCCCCACCGTTTCGATGCGTCAGGGATGGGCATGGTCCGTCTCCTGATGCCGCTCCGGCCGTCCCGGCGTGGGCGGGGAACCCCGGCATCCGGCCCGACCGCGGCCGGGTTCCGCCGCACACGGTGGCGGTCAGGCGGCGGTCGGATACCGGTCATGTGTCGGTCATGTCAGGACTCCTGAGCCCGCTCCGGCATCGCGTGTGCGTGAGGGGGACGGGCGCCGCGGGCAGGCTCAGTTCGGACAGTGCGCCTCCGGACGGCGCCTCGTCCGCGGTGAGCGTGCCCCCGTGACGGCGCGCCACGTCGCGTACGACGGCCGGCCCCAGCTCGGCGCCGCACCGAGCTGAGGCGGCCGTCGGCGCGCCCCAATGTCCTTGGTACGCCGCCGGTGTGGACCTCCGGATTGACGGGAGGAGTCGGCCTCCGACGCACTATCGTGTACGACATGTCCGCTCCTGAGCTGATCCGTATCGTTTCCCGTGACTCGCCCATGGCCCTGGCCCAGGTGGAGCGCGTCCGCGCCGAGCTCGGCGTGCTTCATCCCGAACTCCGGACCGTGGTGATCCCGGTCAAGACCACCGGCGACAAATGGATGGGAGATCTCTCCCAGGTCGAGGGCAAGGGGGCGTTCACCAAGGAGGTCGACGCCGCGCTCGTCGCCGGGGAGGCGGACCTCGCGGTGCACTGCGTCAAGGACGTGCCCGCGGACAGGCCGCTGCCCGCCGGGACGACCTTCGCGGCGTTCCTCAAGCGTGACGACATCCGTGATGCCCTCGTCCATCCCGGCGGCCTGCTCCTCGACGAGCTCCCCGCGGGGACCCGGATCGGAACGTCCTCGGTGCGCAGGGTCGCTCAACTCGCCGCCTCCCACCCGCATCTGGAATGCGTGCCGTTTCGCGGCAACGCCAACCGCCGCCTGGACAAGCTCGCCGCGGGCGAGGTCGACGCCCTGCTGCTCGCCGCCTCCGGACTGGAGCGCATCGGCCGGCCGGACATGATCACCGAGGTCCTGTCGACCGAGACGATGTGCCCGCCGATCGGGGCCGGCGTCCTGGCTCTTCAGTGCCGTGAGGCGGATACCTCCACGATCGGCATCGTCAGCGGACTGAACGATCCCGGCACTTATCGGGAGACCACGGCGGAGCGGATGTTCCTGCACGTCCTCCAAGGCCACTGCAACAGCCCGATCGCCGGATACGCGAAGGCGTCCCGGGGCGATCTGTCATTGCGGGCCTGCGTGTTCAGCCCCGACGGAAAGACCGTCCTGAACGCCCACGAATGGGCCGGGCGGCTCAGCCCGTCGGACCTCGGTGCTTCCGTCGCTCTGGCTCTGCTGCGACAGGGCGCCCGCGAACTGATCGACAGCATCGCCCACTGACACCGGGGTCCGGGCCGCGAGCGAGGTCGGTTCAGGTGGCGCGGAACGGGGCGACAACACGGCGAGACGACGGTGCGACCGCCCTTGTGGGGCGGTCGCACCGCTGAAACGCGCGGGTCAGCTGGTGAAGGTGAACCAGTTGATGTTGGTGAAGTCGGAACTGCTGCCCGAGAAGACCAGGTACACGTCGTGGACTCCGGTGGCGGAGGCCACGATGTTCGCGGGAACGGTCTGCCAGCTCTGCCAGCCGCCGTTGTTGGCGAAGTTGATCTCGGCGATCTTCGTGCCGCTGAGGCTGTCGAGCCGTACCTGGACGGCACCGCTGACGCCGGCGGCGGCACCGGATGCCAGCCGGGCCTTGAACTGGTTAGGGGAGGCCGAACCGAAGTCGACGGAGGAGAACTTGAGCCAGTCGCCGTTCGCGATGTAGCCCACGTCGCTGCCGCCGCCGGAGTCGGAGCAGGCCTCGGTGGTGGTCCCGCTCTGCGCCGAGTAGGACTCGGCCTGGATGGTGCTGTAGGCGCTGATGTTGCCCGAGCCGCCCCCCGATCCTCCCCCGGAGCCCCCGGCGCCCAGGGTGATGCTCCACGAGGTGGGCGCCCCGTCCTGGATGTGCCCGTCGACGGGAGCCGAGCCGGTGGGGCCGACGTCGTCGTAGGGGAAGGCGTAGCCGATGCTGGCGTACTTGTGGACCAGCCGCGCGTAGTGGTTGGTGATCGCGTCCGTGTAGTACTGGGCGGGCGTCACGCCGTCGGGGTTGTTGTTCCCGCCCGGGACCAGCAGCGAGCTGCGGTTGAGCGCGGCGGAGAGGCGGGCGGCGATCGCCCCGCGTGCGTCCCCGCCGGAGTTGTAGAGGGGACCGGACGCGCAGCCGAAGATGTCGGTGGCGCTCGGCTTGGTGAAGGGCACGCCGTTGGTGTTGAGACCGGAGAAGACGATGGCGTTGCCGGAGACCTTGCCGGTGTAGGAACCGATGCTGCCCTGGCCGTTGATGGTCAGCGGGTTGGAGGTGTAGTGGCTCCAGACCCGGTTGAGGTAGTCGTCCCAGTAGCCGCCGAAGTCCACCGGCGAGTGCGAGGGCGCCATGACACGTAGCACACCACCGGAGGAGTCGGTGGCCACCAGCCTGTCCCAGGGGGCTCCGTCGGCGGCGTGCTGGGCCTGCAGACCCGAGGCGATGGAGGCGAGGGCGCCGGAGGGCAGCGGGCTGACCGACTGGTTGCCCCCGCTGCCGGTGCTGGACATCGAGATCGGCAGCGCCACCATGTCCACGTAGGAGATGTTCGCGTAGAGGTTGGCGCTGTTGAAGGTGAACTCGCAGAACGTCCAGTTGGTCGACCAGTTGGGGTCGGCACTGACCAGGGCGGGCTGCACCACGCCGGGCACGGCACCCGGGTTGACGAAGAACTGGAGCTTCTTCCCGACCGAGAAGTAGACGCGGCCGCTGATGATGTAGTTGGTCAGGTTGACGGTGGTGGCGGCCGAGCCGGAGGCGCCCAGCGGGATGGAGTAGTCGGCGATGGGGGTCACCGCGGACGACGGGTTGGGCAGCCGGTTCAGGGCGCCGCTTGCCGAGACGAAGACCGGCCAGCCGCTGCTGTCGGTGCCGGATATGTAGGCGTAGACGGTGTCGTGGCCGGAGTTGTTCGCCAGTTTCACGGGGAGTGAGACTCCTGCCGCCGCCGCAGTGGACGTCAACGGCGAGACCGGTGAGAACGGGCTGAGTGCGGCCGTACCGGTGATGGCACCGGCCGCGGTCAGGAAGGAACGTCGGGAAACCACAGGGGCCCTCCCGGAGAGGGTGATGAACCGTCAGCAGGGCGACGGTTGGGGGGAGTTGTTTCGTGTGGGGTTCTGTGCGGGGGTGACGTTATTGGACTGGACCAGTGCAGTCAAGGTTGCGGAACCATTACGTCCAAGTAACGGCATTCGTGTCTCACCAGGACCCTCGGCGCCTGAAGTTCACGCGCTCCGGGGCCGTGAGCGGCGACCGATGTGCCGGCTCCGGTCGGGGCCGCCGGACGGGCCCGTTCGCCGCACGTCGTGTGCCGGGCCGTGTGCGGCGCACTCGCCCTCCGGCATCGCGCCTGCCGCGCGGCGTCAGATCTCCTGCGCTTCGGGCATGGGTCGAGTGCCGGCCGGTGCCGGAGTCCTCTCGCCGCGGCCGGTCAGCAGGAGCGCGAATGCCACGGCCAAGCCGGACAGGCCGGCGCCGAGGAGCTGCACCCGGTAGTCGAGGACGGCCACCATGCCCGTGCCCAGGAGCAGGGCGAGTCCCGTAGGCGCGTATACGAAGGTGTTGGCCGTCGCCGCGACCCTGCCGAGCAACTTGGACGGGGTGTACTTCTGTACGGCCGTCAGCGCCGCGATGACGGGGCAGGGCAAGCCCAGGCCGATCAGCAGGCTGCCGCCGAGCGTGACGGGCAGCCAGGGAGTGGCCCGAGCCAGCATGCCAAGGGCGAAGATGGCGAGTCCGGCCGCCGAGAAGGTGCGCTCAGGTATCCGGCGCATCAGCGCACCGGCCGCCAGCCCGCTGACGACCGAGCCGAGCCCCTGGAGCGAGGTGAGCACGCCCGCGAAGGCCGGGGACCGGTGGAGCCCGGCGTCGAGCATCGCGTACGTGGCCGTGCTGCTGAGGCCGGCCAGCATCATGGTCGTCCCGCTGGTGATGACCAGCGAACGCAGTGCCGGGTACTGCCGCAGGTAGCGGGCGCCTTCGGCGGTCCCGGCGGTCCACACCCGCCCGGTGCGCGGTGCGGGCGAGGCTTCCCGCACCCGGATCAGCCTGAAGGCGGCCGCGGCCAGGACGAAGCTGGCCGCGTCCAGCAGTGCAACGGTCCGGCCGCCGAACGCGGTGAACAGGCTCGCGCCGGCCAGCGGAGCGAGCAGCTTCATGCCCTCGAGGGCGGTGAGTACCAGACCGTTGAAGTCGCCGCGCAGTTCGTCCGGCACGGCTGCCGCCACCAGGGCTGTCTCGGCCGCGTCTGTGAGCACCATGCCCGTTCCGACCAGGGTCAGCACGGCGAACAGCAGCCAGACCTGTTCCTGTGAACGCACGAAGAGCGGCGCGGTCATGACGGCGGCCAGGGCCAGGTTGGTCGCGACCAGAAGCGGACGTCGGCGCACCCGGTCCGCCACGGTGCCGAGCACGGGTCCCGCGAAGGTCGGCAGCCACATGCAGAAGCCGACGAGCGCGGCGAGGCTGCTGGAACCGGTGAGCGTCTTGACCCAGATTCCGGCGGCCAGCGCCATGGCCGAGTTGCCGAAACCAGAGACGATCACTCCGCCCAGATAGAGACGCGCGTTGCGGTCCCGGAAGACCTTCAGCGTGTTCCAGCTCATTCCCTCGCCCTTCGGTGCGCCTGGCGGCACAACCTACCCCCAATCATCTGCTTGGTGGTAAGGGTTCACCGGCGCCGGGCATGCGCTTTACTGGCCCGCGTGACCGAAACCGATCCCGTGCTGCGCGCGCTCGCCCACCCCTTGCGGCTGCGGATGCTCAGCCTCATGTGGCCGGGGCCGATGTCGGCCGCCGAGCTCGCCCGCGAGTTGGACGTCTCTCACGCGCTGGCCAGCCAGCACCTGCGGCGCCTGGACGCGGTGGGTCTGGTCGAGCTGGCGGAGGAACGCACCCGCCGCGGCGGCAGGGAGCGCCGCTACCGCACCGTCCAGGGCACGCCACTCTCCGACCAGCACGAGGGAACCCCGATGCTGGCCGAGACCATGGCGCACACCCTTCGGGAACGTGCCCGGCGACGTGCGGAGGGAAGCGAGGGCGTCACCGTGGACGCCGAGCTGTGGGTGGATCCCCCAACCTGGGAGAGCGTCCGGCAGCGACTCGTCGAGCTCGCCACCGAGCTCCACGAAGCGGCCCGGCCGCCGCACACGCCGGGCACTGTCCCGCTGGGCGTGAGCGTGATGGCCTTCCCGCTGCAGGACGGGACGCGTCCGGACGGATGAACCGCCCGGGCGGGGCCGGTGGGGCGCCCGTCCTCGGTGTGTCTCGTTACCTGGCCCGTCCGGGGCCACTTGGGGGTCCGGGGCTGTCGCCGGGCGCCGGTGGACCGGTTTCGCCTCGGGCGACGCGGATCATGACAGTTTCGCCGGGCGGTGGACGCGAGCGGCGCCGGGACCCTGGTCCGGGCGCCGCTCGTACTCGTCCTTCTTCAGGCCCGGTTCGGCCGGCCCGGCGTGTGATTCCGGGTCAGCAGCCGGTGTCCTTGGGGGTGAAGTCCATACGCGCGTGCTCGTCCGTGCCGATGGCCGCGTCGTAGGTCGTTCTGCTGACCTGGTACCAGACGTCGTCCTTGTTCTTGTCGCCGCTCACGTCGTCCAGGCTGACACACCACTGTTCCCGCCGGACGACACGCGTGTAGGTCTCGGTTCCGCTGCGGATCTGCTTGCAGCTCTTGGAGTGCTCGGTCGAATACCAGGTGCGGGTACGCCGCTTGGCGCCCGAGCCGGTGCTTGTCGTGTGTTTGACCCGCCGGGTGGCCGTGGTGCACTTCTTCGTCATGTGCGGCCGCTTGGCCCGGGTGGTCAGGGCCGCGCGGTGGCGGATCTCGTCACGGAGGCCGAAGACGCTCGCGGCGGCCGTGTCCGGTCGTCGCTCCCCGGCGGCGTTCCCGCTGTCCTGGCCGACGCCGGCCGAGTGGTTCGACCCCACGTCGCGGACGTCATCCCCGTTGCTGCACGCACCCAGCCCGGCTATCAGAACAGCCGTCACCGCAGCCGTGGCAAGTCGCTTGAACATGTTTTCCCTCGTGGTCGACGGGCCGCAGCGTAACCGATCACCGGCCGAAGCCGAACAGGAGGGATCAAGAGCGGGCTCGGAGAGACATCCGCTCCTGCCCGGCGTACGCGAACACCTGCAGCCATCGTCCGTGCGCCGGTGTGCGCCCCGGCGGTCAGGGGGTCGTGCAGATGGCTCTCAACCCTTACCAGCAGGGGCCGTTCATCTGCCGACTCGCCTGTTGGAGTGCCGCTTCTCAAGCCGGACCACCGGCCGACCGATGCCAACGCCGGAAGATCAAGATCGAGAAGGGCTGGACAGAGTGACATCAGTTGGGAAGCGACGGCCGCTGGACCCCCTCGCCGTCGCCGTCGGCGAACTGCGGGCAGGGCGCCCGGTCATCGTGGTCGACGACGAGGACCGGGAGAACGAGGGCGACCTGGTCATGGCGGCCCAGTTCGCCACTGCGGAGACCATGGGCTTCTTCGTCCGCTTCACCAGCGGGCTGATCTGCGTCCCGATGACGGGCGAGATCGCCGACCGGCTCCGGCTGCCGCTCATGGTGGAGCCCGCCCCGGGCACGGATCCGATCAGCACGACCGCCTACACCGTCTCCGCGGACGCGGCGGGCACCGGGTCGGGGATCTCGGCCGCCGACCGGGCGGCGACGGCGCGGACGCTGGCCGACGCCTCGACCCTGCCCGGACAACTGGTCCGCCCCGGGCACATGTTCCCGCTACGGGCCCGCCCCGGCGGGGTCGCCGAACGGCGCGGCCACACCGAGGCCACCGTGGACCTGCTGCGCCTGGCCGGGCTGGCACCGGTCGGCGTGCTCAGCGAGGTCTGCGAGGACGACGGCTCCCTCGCACGTTTCGAACGGCTGCGTGTGTTCGCCGACCGGCACGGGCTGGCACTGGTCTCCATCGAGCAGCTCTCCCAGCATCTGCGTGATGCGGACCCCGCTCCGGCCGCGGTGTGAACGGCGTGCTGAGCGCCACGGTCTTCGATCTCGACGACACCCTCATCGACACCGGCGACTCCTGGGAACGTGTCTGCGCCGATTTCACCGCCCGCCACGGTCACCGCTGGCGGTCGCGGGACGGCACCGCACTGCACGGCAACGGCCACTGGGCGTCCTACGTCGCCGGACTGTGCGGCGGCCCGGTGGACACCGCCGAGGTCATCGAGGCATGCACGGACGTGATGGCCGACGCCTGCGCGGCCGGCCGCATCCAGGCACTGCCCGGAGCCGTGGAGCTGTTCCGCGAGGCCGTCCGGCACGGGCCCGTCGGGGTGGCCACCGCCAGCCCGCGCCGCTTCGTCCTGGCCGCACTCGAACACCTCGGCCTCGCCGGGGACGTGAGCGCCGTGGTGTGCGGCGAGGACGTCACCCGGGCCAAACCCGCCCCCGACCCCTACCTGCGCGCGGCGGCCGCCATCGGCGTCCCGCCGTCGTGCTGCCTGGCTGTCGAGGACTCCCCGAACGGCATCCGCTCCGCCACCGCCGCCGGTATGCCCGTCCTCGCCATTCCGCGCGACCGCATGGAACTTCCCGTGGACATCGCCCACCTGCCCCTGGCCCAGGCCCCCGACGCGGCACACGCCATGCCGCTGCTCACCCGACTGCTCGCCCGCCGGCCCGAACCGGCCGTCCCGGGGCGGCCGGTCGGCGCAGCCGGATGATTCCGGACCACGCGACGGCCCCGTCGCCCACCGCGATCCGGCCCTGGCTTCACGAGAGCACAGGCGGCGGGCGGGAGGTCCTTCGACTCCCGTAGGCGTCGACCCGGGCCTCGCCGCGGACAGCGTCCGCGGCGAGGCCCGGTCAGCCGGCTTCCCGGGAGTTCACGAACGGGCGCCGGTCGGACGGTTTCGAGGCACTGATGGACACCCGGACTTGTGTGTCCGGGCTCTGGCCGGCCAGAGCCCGGGTGACGGCGGTGCGGCAGCGACGGGTGAACCGGGGCCAGGGACGGGCCATCTCCTGGGGCCAGATCGCCGAGACGGCGGCCAGCACGGCCCACAGCGGCATCCATGCCATGGTCCACCAGCCAGGGTCCCGATCGGGCAGCCCGGGGACGGCGCAGCGCATGATCATTGCATGCATGGACATGCCGAACGCCGTGACGAAGGCCGCGGTCAGGGCGGGGAAGCGGTAGGAGCCGAACCTGCTGCGCAGGGGCGCACGACGGGTCTGGAGAACCTTCCGGAAACGAGGGTCGGTGAGCAGTACGTCCACAGTGGCCCCCTTGTGGAGGTGCACGAGTCTCATGAGTGCGGCGAGGACCGGATCCTTCTGACCGAGGAACCGCCTGTGCGGCACGGTGATCCGACCGTCGCGGTCGATCTCGGCGTCACCGGCCAGGATCAGCAGCCTCACGGCCACCTCTGCCGCGTACTTTTCCTGCTGGGCTGACGCGCCCTCCCACGAGGCGCCGAGCCACCATGCCGCCTGTATCGGCTCCACATCCGCTGCCCGGATGCCACGCAGGAACTTCCGCTCGTCCCGTGTACGTCGCCACCATGCCGCGTACAGCCCGGCGTGGACCGCGCCGAAACCGAGCAGCCAGCCGCCGGCGATCCACTCCGTCGCGCCGCTCATGACAGTGCCTCCGCCGTCCCGCTCGTCGGACATGACACCTGACGATCCCCCCTCGCGGCCCGCTGCTCCACTGCGAACGACCTCCAACAGCCTCCCATGGAAGGGAAGTTGGAGGTCGTTTCCGCTCAGGGGATCATTCGGTTCCGGGAACCGCCGACGGGGCACGGCGAGCGCCGCGGAGGCGGATCACGCCTCCGCGGCTGTCAGCCCGGGCTGAGCCCGGGCACGACTCAGCGGCCGGCCAGGGCCTTCAGGGTGGCCTCGGCCGTACCCGTGCTGGACTGGGGGTTCTGGCCGGTGATCAGCTTGCCGTCCACGACGACCTTGTTGCTCCACGGCGCCCCGGTCTCCACCGCGGCACCACGCTCGCGCAGCACGCTCTCCAGGTAGAAGGGGGTGTTGTCGCCGAGGCCTCCCTGGCGCTCCTCCTCGTCGGCGAAGGAGGTGAGGGCGCGGCCCGCGAACGTGAAGCCGCCGTCCGGCGTGGTGGCGCTGAGCAGGGCGGCGACGCCGTGGCACAGCGCGGCGACGATCGTGCCCTGGGCGTCGGCCTCGTTGAGGAGCCGACCGAGATCGGCGTCCTGAGCGAGGTCCGCCATCGGCGCGTGACCGCCGGGAATGTAGAGCGCGTCGTAGTCGCTCAGGCGTACGTCCGCCAGCTTCAGCGGGCTGGAGAGCTGGTCGGCGATGGTGTCGAGGTAGGCGCGGAACTCCTGGGCGTCGGCCTCGGACACACCGCCGCGGGAGTCGAGGCT includes:
- the hemC gene encoding hydroxymethylbilane synthase translates to MSAPELIRIVSRDSPMALAQVERVRAELGVLHPELRTVVIPVKTTGDKWMGDLSQVEGKGAFTKEVDAALVAGEADLAVHCVKDVPADRPLPAGTTFAAFLKRDDIRDALVHPGGLLLDELPAGTRIGTSSVRRVAQLAASHPHLECVPFRGNANRRLDKLAAGEVDALLLAASGLERIGRPDMITEVLSTETMCPPIGAGVLALQCREADTSTIGIVSGLNDPGTYRETTAERMFLHVLQGHCNSPIAGYAKASRGDLSLRACVFSPDGKTVLNAHEWAGRLSPSDLGASVALALLRQGARELIDSIAH
- a CDS encoding beta-1,3-glucanase family protein, which encodes MVSRRSFLTAAGAITGTAALSPFSPVSPLTSTAAAAGVSLPVKLANNSGHDTVYAYISGTDSSGWPVFVSASGALNRLPNPSSAVTPIADYSIPLGASGSAATTVNLTNYIISGRVYFSVGKKLQFFVNPGAVPGVVQPALVSADPNWSTNWTFCEFTFNSANLYANISYVDMVALPISMSSTGSGGNQSVSPLPSGALASIASGLQAQHAADGAPWDRLVATDSSGGVLRVMAPSHSPVDFGGYWDDYLNRVWSHYTSNPLTINGQGSIGSYTGKVSGNAIVFSGLNTNGVPFTKPSATDIFGCASGPLYNSGGDARGAIAARLSAALNRSSLLVPGGNNNPDGVTPAQYYTDAITNHYARLVHKYASIGYAFPYDDVGPTGSAPVDGHIQDGAPTSWSITLGAGGSGGGSGGGSGNISAYSTIQAESYSAQSGTTTEACSDSGGGSDVGYIANGDWLKFSSVDFGSASPNQFKARLASGAAAGVSGAVQVRLDSLSGTKIAEINFANNGGWQSWQTVPANIVASATGVHDVYLVFSGSSSDFTNINWFTFTS
- a CDS encoding MFS transporter, which produces MSWNTLKVFRDRNARLYLGGVIVSGFGNSAMALAAGIWVKTLTGSSSLAALVGFCMWLPTFAGPVLGTVADRVRRRPLLVATNLALAAVMTAPLFVRSQEQVWLLFAVLTLVGTGMVLTDAAETALVAAAVPDELRGDFNGLVLTALEGMKLLAPLAGASLFTAFGGRTVALLDAASFVLAAAAFRLIRVREASPAPRTGRVWTAGTAEGARYLRQYPALRSLVITSGTTMMLAGLSSTATYAMLDAGLHRSPAFAGVLTSLQGLGSVVSGLAAGALMRRIPERTFSAAGLAIFALGMLARATPWLPVTLGGSLLIGLGLPCPVIAALTAVQKYTPSKLLGRVAATANTFVYAPTGLALLLGTGMVAVLDYRVQLLGAGLSGLAVAFALLLTGRGERTPAPAGTRPMPEAQEI
- a CDS encoding ArsR/SmtB family transcription factor — translated: MTETDPVLRALAHPLRLRMLSLMWPGPMSAAELARELDVSHALASQHLRRLDAVGLVELAEERTRRGGRERRYRTVQGTPLSDQHEGTPMLAETMAHTLRERARRRAEGSEGVTVDAELWVDPPTWESVRQRLVELATELHEAARPPHTPGTVPLGVSVMAFPLQDGTRPDG
- the ribB gene encoding 3,4-dihydroxy-2-butanone-4-phosphate synthase; the encoded protein is MTSVGKRRPLDPLAVAVGELRAGRPVIVVDDEDRENEGDLVMAAQFATAETMGFFVRFTSGLICVPMTGEIADRLRLPLMVEPAPGTDPISTTAYTVSADAAGTGSGISAADRAATARTLADASTLPGQLVRPGHMFPLRARPGGVAERRGHTEATVDLLRLAGLAPVGVLSEVCEDDGSLARFERLRVFADRHGLALVSIEQLSQHLRDADPAPAAV
- a CDS encoding HAD family hydrolase; protein product: MLSATVFDLDDTLIDTGDSWERVCADFTARHGHRWRSRDGTALHGNGHWASYVAGLCGGPVDTAEVIEACTDVMADACAAGRIQALPGAVELFREAVRHGPVGVATASPRRFVLAALEHLGLAGDVSAVVCGEDVTRAKPAPDPYLRAAAAIGVPPSCCLAVEDSPNGIRSATAAGMPVLAIPRDRMELPVDIAHLPLAQAPDAAHAMPLLTRLLARRPEPAVPGRPVGAAG
- a CDS encoding type 1 glutamine amidotransferase domain-containing protein; the protein is MSKILMIVSAADSLVLADGSTHPTGFWAEEVAASHKVLRAAGAQVDIATPGAVRPTVDALSLDSRGGVSEADAQEFRAYLDTIADQLSSPLKLADVRLSDYDALYIPGGHAPMADLAQDADLGRLLNEADAQGTIVAALCHGVAALLSATTPDGGFTFAGRALTSFADEEERQGGLGDNTPFYLESVLRERGAAVETGAPWSNKVVVDGKLITGQNPQSSTGTAEATLKALAGR